AGCAACCTGAACAGCGTGCGGTCCACCGTGCATACGCACGTCCGCCCGGTAGGCGCCGTCGCCCGGAGGACCGCCGGGACCGCACCCTCCAGCTCACCCGCACTGGGCCGTTCGGGCCTGTCGTGCGGGCCGCTGCCAGCCATTTCGGTCACCCTTGCAGACGTGGGGAAACATTCCCTCACCCGCCGTAACCCTGCGGATCGTGGGGTTGAAGGAGCCCCACGTACTGCAGGGGGAGTCGACGCGGTGGTGTGCGACGACAAGAGGTGGCGGATGGCCAACGGCGCGAACGCCACGACCGCCGGTGCCCGGCGCACCGGCCTCGCGCCGCAGGCCGCCCGGCCCCTGGGCCCTTGGATCGAGCCCAGGCTTGCGGCGGTCGCGGCCGCCTTCACTCTCGCCCAACTCGTCCTCGTCCTGCCGGGTCTCGGTCTCGGTTGGGACGAGACGGTCTACATCAGCCAGGTCAGCGGCCACGCTCCCGCTGCTTTCCTCAGCGCGCCCCGCGCCCGGGGTGTCTCTCTCCTTGTCGCGCCGATCACGTCGTGGTCCGACTCCACGGTCCTCCTCAGGGCGTACCTGGCCGTCCTCTCGGGCCTGGCCCTCTACGTTGCCCTGCGTGTCTGGCGGGCCCACTTCGTGCCGCGCGTTCTGGCCCTGGCGGGAGCCGTGTTCGCCTCCCTCTGGGTGACGCTGTTCTACGGCCTCCAGGCCATGCCCAACTACTGGGTCGCTGTCGGCGCCCTGGCCTGCGTCGGCTGCTTCCTGCGCGTCCGCTCGAACGCTCGGGACCAGGCAGCCTGGTGGGGTGTGTTCGCGGGGGCGACGCTGATGACGTGGATGCGCCCGATGGACGCGGTCTATGTCGTGCTGCCCCTGATCGCTCTTTCCCTGCGCCGCCGGCGTCTCCTGGTGGTGCTGGCCGCCGGGCTTCTGGCGGGTGCCGGCGAGTGGGTGATCGAGGCGTACACCGGCTACGGCGGCCTCGCGCAACGCCTGTCCGACGCCTCCCGCATCCAGGGCGGCCTCGGCTGGCACCTCGCCGTCGTCGACCAACTGCGCGCTCTCGGCGGGCGCACGCTCTGCCGGCCCTGCACCGGGTCGGTCCCCAGCCCTTGCGTGACCCTGTGGTGGTTCGCGCTGCCGCTCCTCGCCGCCCTCGGCGCGGTGGTCGCCGTCCGCGCCCGGCACGCGCTGCCCGTCCTGCTCCCGCTGGCCTGCGCTGTCACGGCCGCCGTTCCGTACTTGTTCCTCATCGGTTACGCGGCGCCCCGCTTCCTGCTGCCCGCCTACGCCCTGCTGGCCCTTCCCGTCGCCCACGGCCTTGCGCACCTGGCCGGGGCCCCGACCCGCGGGACCGCGCGCACCCTCACCGTGAGCCTGATGGCGGCCGGCCTGGCGGGCCATCTGGCCGGGCAGTACGTCGTCCTGGAGCGCACGGTGCACGGCTCCGCGGCCGGCCGCGTCGACTGGTCCCGCTCCGCAGCCGCCCTCCACACGCTCGGTGTACGGCCGCCGTGCCTGCTGAGTGGCTACGAGGCCGTCCCGATCGCCTTCTACACCGGCTGTCGCTCCGCTCAGACCGGGGGCCACGACACCAGCATCACCCCGGCCGAACTGACCCGAGCCGCCCACCGGACACCCGTCGCCGTGCTCACCCGACCGGACGGCCATCCGCCCCCTTACGCGCGCACCTGGCAGGTAGAGAGGGTCGGTTTTCTCCGGGCGTACGTGGCTCCCCATGTGCGGCACGGGTGGTGAGCGTGGTGACCGCGAGCGACGCTCGCCGGTGACGGGGTCAGACGTCTGTCATGGCAGCTGGGGATCACCCTGGCAGCGGCGTGGTCACCTGCGCGACGCGGCGGTGGGCGTGGACTCAGGGCCATCGGCGCGCACCGGGCCGTGGCCACGCTTGGGCTGGGCCTCGGTGAGAGTCCCCTTCTTGGGAAGGTGCGGAAGGTGCCGGGGTACGACGTCCTGCGGGAAGGTCAGCTGCTGGTTCATCCACTTCAAGGCGGCGGGCATCTCCCGAACCCAGGTGGGGAAGTTGTGGCTGCCGTTCTCGGGCAGGATCGAGGCGACGCGCATCGGAGGTTTGACGGCCTTGATGAAGTCCAGCGTCTCCGCGTAACCCCGTTCGCCGTGCTTGCTGCTGGCCACCAGGACGGAGACCTGGGGCGCGGGCAGGTGCCCCAGCCGCCACATCAGGTCGTGGCCGTTGACCCGGTTGACGCGGCCCAGGCCGGTGCCGAAGAGGTTGCCCGTCGTGGCGTCGTCCTTGACCCGGTAGTCGGGCGACAGAGCGGCGGCCGTGGTGTAGGCGCCGGGGTCGCGCATCGTGAGCTGGAGGGCGCAACTGGCGCCCGAGGAGTACCCCATGACACCCCAGGCGCTGGCGTCGTGGCCGACCCGGTAGACGGACTTCAGAGCCTCCGGGAGATCCTTGGCCAGGAACGTCTCGGTCTGCGGGCCACCGGGGACATCCACGCACTCGGTGTCGCGCGGTGGGGCGATCGTCGGCCGGATCATCACCATGATGGTCGGCTGCATCTGGCGCTTGCTCTGCAAGTCTCCGGCGGTCTGCGAGACCCGCAGGTGCTGCGCGAGGTTGAAGATGCTGCCGGGATAGCCGCTGAGCGTGACGATCACCGGGAAGCGCATCCGGTGATACGCCTTCTGGAAGTACTGCGGCGGCAGGTAGACGAAGGCCGGGTCGACCACGCCGGTGCGCCGACCGATGATCTTGACCGACTCCACCCGCCCGCTGACCTCGGCCGACCCGGTGGGCAGTCCGGTGACGTGGTTCAACTGGCCATTGCCGGCGGGCTGTACGAGCGACCCGTGGACGCTGCTGACGCCGTTCACCGTGCCGTTGCCGCCGGCCGTCTGCGTCACGCCGACGGGAGCGGTGTCGACGTTGCCGAACAGCTCGTTCCAGGAGCCGAAGAACTGGTACGAAGAGTTCACCCAGCACGCGAACGCCGCGACGATCGTCACCTGCGTCACCCCGATGGCCACCAGGCGCCCGAGCACATGCCGCACCCCCGGCGTGGCGAGCCGTGGCCACAGCCAGACCAGCAGCGCGACACACACGGCGGCCAGTGCCGCCATCGCGTATACGGTTGCCTGGCTGGTCAAACCCATGTCACTCAGTCTCCGGTCCCGGTTCTTGTGCATCCTTCGCACAGGAGGAGTGCTGAAGAGCCTTCCGCGTTCCGTAACGAGCATGAATGAGGCAAAGATATGGGCCCTTCCGTGATGTCACGGAAGGGCCCACCGCACGTCCGGGACGAATCAGTCGATCAGTCGCAGCGGACTGTCCTGCGGAAGGTCACGCTCAAGAGACGGGCCAGAA
Above is a genomic segment from Streptomyces sp. R21 containing:
- a CDS encoding alpha/beta hydrolase, producing MGLTSQATVYAMAALAAVCVALLVWLWPRLATPGVRHVLGRLVAIGVTQVTIVAAFACWVNSSYQFFGSWNELFGNVDTAPVGVTQTAGGNGTVNGVSSVHGSLVQPAGNGQLNHVTGLPTGSAEVSGRVESVKIIGRRTGVVDPAFVYLPPQYFQKAYHRMRFPVIVTLSGYPGSIFNLAQHLRVSQTAGDLQSKRQMQPTIMVMIRPTIAPPRDTECVDVPGGPQTETFLAKDLPEALKSVYRVGHDASAWGVMGYSSGASCALQLTMRDPGAYTTAAALSPDYRVKDDATTGNLFGTGLGRVNRVNGHDLMWRLGHLPAPQVSVLVASSKHGERGYAETLDFIKAVKPPMRVASILPENGSHNFPTWVREMPAALKWMNQQLTFPQDVVPRHLPHLPKKGTLTEAQPKRGHGPVRADGPESTPTAASRR